A region of the Geomonas subterranea genome:
CAAGAAGGCGCGCGGCCTCGGCGCGGCGATTGCCGGAAACCGCCAGTGCCTGCTCTATCAGTTCCGCTTCACGGTTGTCCAGCTTGGTGGAAAGGGTGGAGCCGTGCACCGGACGGCGCGCCGGTTCTCCCCCCCGCGCGTCACCCGGATGGCTGCCGAACTCGGGGGGAAGGTCGTCGATGGTGAGGGTGTCTCCGCCGCACAGCGCGGTGGCGCGCTCCATGGCGTTCTTGAGCTCCCTGACGTTGCCTGGGTAGCGGTGCGTCAGAAGCGCCTCCTTCGCCTCACGGGAAATATTGAGCTCCGGGCGCCCCATCTCGGAGGCGAAGCGGGACAGGAAGATGGTGGCGAGTGGCAGGATGTCCTCGAGGCGCTCCCGCAGGGGGGGGAGCTCGATCGGGATCACGTTCAGGCGGTAGAACAGATCCTCCCGGAAGTGCCCGGCGGCGACGTCGTCACGCAGGTCGCGGTTGGTGGCCGCCACGATGCGCACATCGACCTGGATCTCCCGGCTTCCCCCGATACGCTCCACGGTCTTTTCCTGCAGGACGCGCAGCAGCTTGGCCTGGGCCGAAAGCGGGAGTTCGCCGATCTCGTCCAGGAAAAGGGTCCCGCGGTGAGCCTGTTCGAACTTCCCCTTGCGTTCCTTCAGGGCGCCGGTGAACGCCCCCTTCTCGAAGCCGAAGAGCTCCGATTCCAGCAGGTTTTCGGGGAGTGCGGCGCAGTTGACCTTGATGAGGGGGGAGCCGCTGCGCCGGCTCTTGCCGTGCAGCTCGCGCGCGACCAGTTCCTTTCCTGTGCCGCTTTCTCCGGTTATCAGGATGGTCGAATCGAGAGGGGCGGTCGAGCGGATCATCTGGAAGACGGGCTGCATCGCGGGACTGCGGCCGATCATGCCGCCGAAGGAGTACTCGCTCAAGAGCTGGTCGCGCAGCACGAGGTTCTCTTCCTTGAGATGCTCCCGCTCGGTGATGTCGCGGCTCACCATGAGGGTTCCGACGAAGCGGTCGCCGTCGTCCTTGATGGGATAGTAGCTGTTTTCGAAGATGCGCCCCTTGACCTCGAGGGGACGCGTGTGGAAGGCGAGGGTGCCGCTCCTGAGACTTTCGAGGATGGCGCCGATGCGCGGCCGGGCAGGCGGCGAGTGGATGGCCAGGAGGTCACGCCCCAGGTAGTTGGCGGCGTCGATGCCCCGGATCTGCTCGGCCGCCGCGTTGACGCAGACGATCTTGTTGGTGTGGTCGGCGAAGATGATCCCTTCGCCCATGCTGGTCAGGATGGCCCTGAAGACCCCTTCCGTATCCGTTGCCGCAGCTGCCATGACCCGCCTCCTGTTACCGTTTGGTAACGGCGATGATAGCCCCTCCCCCGCAGCGGGCCATGACTCAGGTCAAAATTGCGGAAACTGTCAGCGGATCTCCACCCGGTTTCTACCGGAGCACTTGGCCGCATACATGGCCTGGTCCGCCCGCCGGATCAATGCATTGGCCTCCCGACGCAGGTTCACGACGTTCGCGACGGGGGGAACAAACACCAGCGTCCAAACCAGCGCGAGCATGAGCGAGTAGGTCCGCGAGTGGTCCCGGCTCCGTGGCGGGAGTGAACCTTCGGGATGAACTGGCGCGTCCTTGTCCGCCGGGTCCCCGACAGCCCTATTGCAGGGTGAAATATATGGTCGCACCTTTGCCCACTTCTCCCTCGCAGCCGATCCGGCCGCCATGACGCTGAACGATCCTATTCACCGTGGCCAGCCCGATGCCGGCCCCCTCGAACTGCTGGGCGTTGGGAAGCCGCTGGAACGCCTCGAAAATGCGTTCGGCGTGGCCGCTGTCGAAACCGATGCCGTTGTCCCTGACGAAAAAGAAATCCCGCCCATCCCGGCATTGAACGCCCACTTCTATCCGCGTCTCCGCGCAATGACCGCTGTACTTCCAGGCGTTCCCCATCAGGTTCTGCATCACCACCCGCAACAACACGGCGTCGGCACGCGCGCTCATCCCTTTGGCGATGGTGAACACAGCCGGCCGAAGCGGCTCCCGGGCCATCAGGCCGGCTGCGATGTCGTCGGCGAGCGCGGTGAGATCCACCTCCGCCAGGACCAGTTCGTTCGCGGTGGCCCGCGCGAATTTGAGCAGGGCCGTGATCAGTTCGTCCATTTTCTCGACCGAGGCCAGGATGGCGTCGATGTACTGGTCCGCGTCGCTACGGTGCTGTGCCGGGATGTACCTCAGCAATTGGCAGTAGCCGGACACGGCGGTCAGCGGCGTGCGCAGGTCGTGTGACACGGTCGAGCAAAAGGCATCGAGTTCGCGGTTGACGGTTTCCAGTTCCCTGCCCCGCAGGGACAGGTCGCGGTTGAGTTCGATCAGCCTCCGCTCAGCCTGGTCCCGTTCGTGGATGGTGCGGGTCAGGCTCCTCGCCCCGATCGCTATCCCCATCACTCCGAGCGCCCAGAGCAGTACGAAGCTGGCGGCATTCACCAGGCAGTTCTGCATGGCGATGGCCATGAGGGGCGTCATGGGCACGGCGACGCTCAGTCCCCCGCGCACCTCTCCGACGCGGTACCCCTGCTTGCCGTGGCACCTGAGGCACTCGGCTTCCGTCTTCAGCGGTTTCATCAGCCTGAGAAACCTGCCGTCCGCCATGTCGACCACTGAGCTTTCTTCGAGGGATCCACGGGAAAAGGCGATCAGGGCGCGGGTCTCCCACGGATCGGGACGGTTCTCCGGGCGCAAGGGCTTTAAACTCGTGATGTGTCCCTTGTCGCCGTAGGACCGGGCGGCGAGATCGAAAACGAGCCGGCTCATGTAGGCGGGATTAACGAGGGTGAGATGCTTGCCGCAGGTGGTGAACAGGTCACGCTCCGGGACCTCGGCCAGGTAGGGGTTCGGCGGGATCTGCGGGGAGACCGGGACATAGACGGCACCGTAAGCGGCGTTCCAGTGCCTGTAGGTGAGATCCCGCTGGTATTGGCTTCTGGCCTGGGTGCGCGCGGTCTCGACGGCCTGTGACCGCTCATGGTGGTAGTTGATTACCAGCAGGAGCGCTATGACCACTGTCCAGCCGGCTGCGAGTCCCCACTTGTAACAGGTTAGACTCTGAGGTGCACTGAGAGGGGCCGGCTGTTGGGAATGCTCCATAACTGTTCCCCACTATCTGGCCACCAGCAGCGGCCTCGAATGATGTGACAATCGCTGAACCTATGGCCTGGGCGCGGGATACTCATTGACCGAAGTCAAGAAACAGGATTTTCCCGGCAAAAGAGATGGTTGTTGCCACATTGTGCAGTGCCGGAAAAGTCCCCTACCCCTCGCGGGTGGGGGTACGGGGGCACGGTGGGTACGGGGTATGGGGCGGGAGGAGGTGCCACATTTGCTAATGGCAAGTCCCCCCTGCCCCTTCCGTCAAAGGAGGGGAGAGCTGGATAACGCCAGTTTTTACAGGAGCGGAGGTAGACGGCAAAAAAGAAGAGTGGGCACCCGGAAGAGTGCCCACGATTATCAGCTACTGGTTTAGGGCGGGGGTACGTTCTTTGATCACGGCGTCGCGGTCGGGCATCTTTACGATCAGCGAGGCGCAGTTCTGGTTGTGCTCCATGGACTTGTTATTGAAGGACTCCAGTTCCAGCTTCAGCTTGTCGGAAGCCTCGTTGGCGGCTTTCACGAGCTTGTTGTGTTCCTGGGTGCGCCTGTTGAAATCCTCAACCTGCGCGTCATCCGACATGACCACCTTGCGCTGCATCTCGAGCAGCGCCGTGGCCTGCTTCTTTATCTCCATCATCGTCTGGTTGTTCTGGGCGATGTGCTCTTCGAGCATCTTGCGCAGGTCCTTGATGTGATCCTCTGAGTACATGCACTCCCGGTACTGCTCCTGGGTGCCGAAATCTATTTCTTTTTCGGCCACCTTACCGGCTTCCTGCTGGGCTTCCGGCTTGACCTCCGGTTTGGCTTCCGGTTTGGTCTCTACCGTAGCTTCCGATTTGGTCTCTACCGTAGCTTCCAGTTTGGCCTCTGCCTTAGCATCTGCGGCAGCCTCGGATTTAGCCTCTGCCGCAGTCTCTGGTTTGGCCTCTGGTTTGGCCTCTGGTTTGGCCTCTGGTTTGGCCTCTGGTTTGGCCTCTGGTTTGGCCTCTGGTTTGGCCTCTGGTTTGGCCTCTGGTTTGGCCTCTGCGGTAGCCTCGGGCTTAGCCTCGTGGGATGCAGTGGCATTGTGGCTGGACTTATGCCACAGGGGAACATTGTCTTCTTTTACTGTCACAGCCTCTTTGGCG
Encoded here:
- a CDS encoding sigma-54 interaction domain-containing protein; the protein is MAAAATDTEGVFRAILTSMGEGIIFADHTNKIVCVNAAAEQIRGIDAANYLGRDLLAIHSPPARPRIGAILESLRSGTLAFHTRPLEVKGRIFENSYYPIKDDGDRFVGTLMVSRDITEREHLKEENLVLRDQLLSEYSFGGMIGRSPAMQPVFQMIRSTAPLDSTILITGESGTGKELVARELHGKSRRSGSPLIKVNCAALPENLLESELFGFEKGAFTGALKERKGKFEQAHRGTLFLDEIGELPLSAQAKLLRVLQEKTVERIGGSREIQVDVRIVAATNRDLRDDVAAGHFREDLFYRLNVIPIELPPLRERLEDILPLATIFLSRFASEMGRPELNISREAKEALLTHRYPGNVRELKNAMERATALCGGDTLTIDDLPPEFGSHPGDARGGEPARRPVHGSTLSTKLDNREAELIEQALAVSGNRRAEAARLLGISRKTLWKKMKRYR
- a CDS encoding ATP-binding protein — its product is MVIALLLVINYHHERSQAVETARTQARSQYQRDLTYRHWNAAYGAVYVPVSPQIPPNPYLAEVPERDLFTTCGKHLTLVNPAYMSRLVFDLAARSYGDKGHITSLKPLRPENRPDPWETRALIAFSRGSLEESSVVDMADGRFLRLMKPLKTEAECLRCHGKQGYRVGEVRGGLSVAVPMTPLMAIAMQNCLVNAASFVLLWALGVMGIAIGARSLTRTIHERDQAERRLIELNRDLSLRGRELETVNRELDAFCSTVSHDLRTPLTAVSGYCQLLRYIPAQHRSDADQYIDAILASVEKMDELITALLKFARATANELVLAEVDLTALADDIAAGLMAREPLRPAVFTIAKGMSARADAVLLRVVMQNLMGNAWKYSGHCAETRIEVGVQCRDGRDFFFVRDNGIGFDSGHAERIFEAFQRLPNAQQFEGAGIGLATVNRIVQRHGGRIGCEGEVGKGATIYFTLQ